From Malaciobacter mytili LMG 24559:
ACTAAAGAGATATATAAAAAAAATCCTGAGCAAAAAATTATAGTTTTATCTGCACATAGTGAAACTAAATATCTTTTAGAATTTGTAAATATTGGAATTTCTCAATATCTTTTAAAACCTTTAAATTATGATGATTTTATTAGAGTAATGTTTAATGTTGCAAAAGATATTTATGAAACAAAACATTTAAAAGAAGAGAATAAAAGTAAAAAAGTAGTTTTAAATGAGAGTTTATTTTGGAATAAAGAGACAAAACAACTTTTAAGAGGAAAAGAAGAAGTAAAACTTACAAGAAAAGAGTTTTTACTTGTGGACTTACTTTTAAAAGTAATTGAAAAAACCCACTCAATTGAAGAGATTATATCTGTATTATGGGAAGGAGAATATACTGTTAATGTTGATGTAAAAAATCTTAAAAATATAGTATCAAGATTAAGAAAGAAAGTTCCTGATTTAGATATTGAAAATGTTTATAGTTTTGGATATAAAATTAATATAAAATATATTGAATAAATAACACTTTTGTAGTACTTTTTTCATATATAATTTTTATAATAAGGAGATTATTATGGAAAATAATACAAATAATAGTTTCAAAGATAAATTAAAAGAGCTTACTATTCTTTATGTGGAAGATGATAGTGTAATTAGAGAAAATCTAATTTCTTGTTTTAAACATATTTTTAAAAAAACAATTGTTGCAATTGATGGACAAGATGGATTAGCTAAGTTTAAAACTAATCATAAAAAAATTGATGTTGTAATAACTGATATAAATATGCCTTATTTAAATGGTATAGATATGATTAAACAAATTAAAAATATAAATCCTAAAATAGCTTGCATAATTACAACTGCTTATTCGGATAAACAATATTTACTTGATAGTGTTGATTTTGGGGTAAATCATTATATTTTAAAACCTTTTAAACTAGATATATTGTTAAAAGAGGTTGAAAAATCTTATATGTCAAAATTTTATATTCAAGAACTTACAAAGAAAAATAGACAAATTGAACAGTTATCTAAGCTTTTTGGTTCTTCAAAAGAGCAGATGAAAGAGCTGAAAAATGAAGATAAAGAGTATAATGCTAAATTAACATTATTTAGTGAAATTATACAATTATTAGATAGAAGATAATTCTTCTATCTTTTTAACTATAATCATTTTTATAATCCACATAATGTCCAGCATGTTTAATAAGTCCTTCCACATCCTCTTGTGTTAATTCTTTTACTACTTTTGCAGGACTTCCCATAATTAAACTTCTTGGAGGAAATTTTTTACCTTGAGTTACTAAAGAATTAGCTCCTACAATTGAGCCTTCACCAATTACAGCATTATCTAAAATAGTTGCACTCATACCAATTAGACAGTTATCTTCAATTTTACAGCCATGAAGCATAACTTTATGTCCTATTGTTACATTATCACCAATTATTGTTTGAGTATGTGTATCTGTATGAATCATTGACAAATCTTGAATATTTGTTCTTTTCCCTATTCTTATTTTATTAACATCCGCTCTTAAAACACATCCAAACCAAATAGATGAATCTTCTTGTATCTCTATATCTCCAATTAAATCAGCACTTGGTGCAACCCAAGCTTTATTATGAATTTTTGGATAAAACTCTTTAAATTTTAAAATCATTTACTTCCCTTTTTTAAAAAGTAAATTATTATAGCTTCAAAATATAGAAAAATCAAGTTTAAAAAAGTTAGAAAAGAAAGAAAAATAAGATTGAAAAAGCTCAATCTTATTTTTTATAAAAGTTATTTATTTTGAGTTTGTCCAGCAATAATAAATCTTAATGCATTAAGTCTAATAAACCCTTCTGCATCTTTTTGATTATATACTTCATCTTCTTCAAATGTTGAGTGTGCTTCTGAGAATAATGATTTTGTAGATTCTCTACCTACAACCATTACATTACCTTTATATAGTTTTAATCTTACTGTACCTTCAACATTTTTTTGTGTTTGGTCAATTGCTGCTTGAAGCATTTGTCTTTCAGGTGAAAACCAATATCCATTATAGATAAGTTTCGCATATCTTGGCATTAATTCATCTTTTAAATGTGCTGCTTCTCTATCTAATGTAATAGACTCTATTGCTCTATGAGCTTTTAACATAATAGTTCCACCTGGAGTTTCATAGCAACCTCTTGCTTTCATTCCCACATATCTATTTTCAACTATATCAACTCTTCCAATTCCATGTTTATTTCCATAATCATTTAGAGTTTTTAAAAGTGTTGCAGGAGACATTTCTTCACCATTTACAGAGATAGGGTCACCATTTTTATATCCAATAGTGATATATTCTGGTGTATCCGGAGCATTTTCAGGAGAAGTTGTCCATAACCACATTGACTCTTCAGGTTCTGCAGCTGGATTTTCTAAATGTAAACCTTCATAAGAGATGTGTAAAAGATTTGCATCCATTGAATATGGACTAACTTTTGGATTACCATTTTCATCCACATGTTTTTTAGAGATTTCAATTCCATGCTCTTTTGCATATGCTAAAAGTTTTTCCCTTGAATTTAAATCCCATTCTCTCCAAGGTGCAATTACAGTAATATCTGGTCTTAATGCTAAATATCCAAGTTCAAATCTAACTTGGTCATTACCTTTCCCTGTTGCTCCATGAGAAACAGCATCAGCACCCATCTTATTTGCAATTTCAATTTGTTTTTTAGCAATTAAAGGTCTTGCAATAGAAGTTCCTAATAGGTATTCTCCCTCATAAATTGTGTTTGCTCTAAACATAGGAAAAACATACTCTTTTACAAACTCTTCTTTAATATCTAAAATAAAAATATTTTCAGGCTTAATTCCCATTGCTAATGCTTTTTGTCTAGCTGGTTCAACTTCTTCACCTTGACCTAAATCAGCTGTAAAAGTAATAACTTCTGCATTGTATTCATCTTGAAGCCATTTTAAAATAATAGAAGTATCTAATCCCCCACTATAAGCTAAAACAACTTTTTTTACTTCTTTTTTGCTCATTTCATCTCCATAAAATAATAAATATTAATTTGGAGGTATTTTATCTAAAATTAGCTATAATCATCATTATGAGAATAGATAAATTTTTAAATGCCGTAAATATTACAAAAAGAAGAGCTGTTGCAGAAGATATGCTAGCTCATCAAGTTGTTTTTATTAATAACCAAAGTGTTAAAAAATCAAAAGAAGTTAAGGTTGGAGATA
This genomic window contains:
- a CDS encoding response regulator transcription factor; its protein translation is MIDYVLFEKYVKDISILFVEDDENIRKETEELLKEIFSYIEVAVDGKDAIQKYTDYYEDTEKYFDIILTDIKMPQMDGLQLTKEIYKKNPEQKIIVLSAHSETKYLLEFVNIGISQYLLKPLNYDDFIRVMFNVAKDIYETKHLKEENKSKKVVLNESLFWNKETKQLLRGKEEVKLTRKEFLLVDLLLKVIEKTHSIEEIISVLWEGEYTVNVDVKNLKNIVSRLRKKVPDLDIENVYSFGYKINIKYIE
- a CDS encoding response regulator transcription factor; its protein translation is MENNTNNSFKDKLKELTILYVEDDSVIRENLISCFKHIFKKTIVAIDGQDGLAKFKTNHKKIDVVITDINMPYLNGIDMIKQIKNINPKIACIITTAYSDKQYLLDSVDFGVNHYILKPFKLDILLKEVEKSYMSKFYIQELTKKNRQIEQLSKLFGSSKEQMKELKNEDKEYNAKLTLFSEIIQLLDRR
- a CDS encoding gamma carbonic anhydrase family protein — encoded protein: MILKFKEFYPKIHNKAWVAPSADLIGDIEIQEDSSIWFGCVLRADVNKIRIGKRTNIQDLSMIHTDTHTQTIIGDNVTIGHKVMLHGCKIEDNCLIGMSATILDNAVIGEGSIVGANSLVTQGKKFPPRSLIMGSPAKVVKELTQEDVEGLIKHAGHYVDYKNDYS
- a CDS encoding argininosuccinate synthase, translated to MSKKEVKKVVLAYSGGLDTSIILKWLQDEYNAEVITFTADLGQGEEVEPARQKALAMGIKPENIFILDIKEEFVKEYVFPMFRANTIYEGEYLLGTSIARPLIAKKQIEIANKMGADAVSHGATGKGNDQVRFELGYLALRPDITVIAPWREWDLNSREKLLAYAKEHGIEISKKHVDENGNPKVSPYSMDANLLHISYEGLHLENPAAEPEESMWLWTTSPENAPDTPEYITIGYKNGDPISVNGEEMSPATLLKTLNDYGNKHGIGRVDIVENRYVGMKARGCYETPGGTIMLKAHRAIESITLDREAAHLKDELMPRYAKLIYNGYWFSPERQMLQAAIDQTQKNVEGTVRLKLYKGNVMVVGRESTKSLFSEAHSTFEEDEVYNQKDAEGFIRLNALRFIIAGQTQNK
- a CDS encoding S4 domain-containing protein, whose amino-acid sequence is MRIDKFLNAVNITKRRAVAEDMLAHQVVFINNQSVKKSKEVKVGDIIEIKYLDKSDKFKVLQVPTTKSTPKSKMLEYVEKLSDEG